Proteins encoded in a region of the Catenulispora sp. EB89 genome:
- a CDS encoding AAA family ATPase — protein MDLAALIDPSGPPRRYVITGGPSAGKEAVLDELATRAIPATEGEPAREIYRAHRERLGRHLQVGDRREYSREVLAAFVQEYTAHKHGLRFYNRGIPDGYGWDAFFGLSPYPELEEAARIYRYDAVFVLDPLDSFNAEDDLVFAQDREIRRVHELIVQGYYDTGYRPIFIPADDPAKRVDQILANVSAPTA, from the coding sequence ATGGACCTCGCCGCACTGATCGACCCGTCTGGACCACCCCGCCGCTACGTGATCACCGGCGGGCCGTCCGCCGGCAAGGAGGCCGTGCTCGACGAGCTGGCCACCCGCGCCATCCCCGCCACCGAGGGTGAGCCGGCCCGCGAGATCTACCGCGCGCACCGCGAACGCCTGGGCCGTCACCTCCAGGTCGGGGACCGCCGCGAGTACTCCCGTGAAGTCCTCGCAGCGTTTGTCCAGGAATACACCGCCCACAAGCACGGCCTGCGGTTCTACAACCGCGGCATCCCCGACGGCTACGGCTGGGACGCCTTCTTCGGCCTGTCGCCATACCCGGAGTTGGAGGAGGCCGCCAGGATCTACCGCTACGACGCCGTGTTCGTCCTGGACCCGCTGGATTCCTTCAACGCGGAGGACGACCTGGTGTTCGCCCAAGACCGGGAGATCCGTCGCGTCCATGAACTGATCGTTCAGGGCTACTACGACACCGGCTACCGCCCGATCTTCATCCCCGCCGACGACCCCGCCAAGCGCGTCGACCAGATCCTCGCCAACGTTTCCGCACCCACCGCCTAG
- a CDS encoding ASCH domain-containing protein, whose translation MNARPDTETGVRAREMNLYRRYFDLVASGRKTIEVRVQYPNLRSLAAGDHIRFICGTDDALTRVKRVARYTSFEQMLDTEGPARVNPDSPREQQLANIRRIYGPEKEALGVLAIEIELV comes from the coding sequence ATGAACGCCCGCCCTGACACCGAGACCGGCGTGCGCGCCCGCGAGATGAACCTCTACCGGCGCTACTTCGACCTGGTCGCCTCCGGCCGCAAGACCATCGAGGTCCGGGTCCAGTACCCCAACCTGCGCAGCCTGGCCGCCGGCGACCACATCCGCTTCATCTGCGGCACCGACGACGCCCTGACGCGCGTCAAGCGCGTCGCCCGCTACACCTCCTTCGAGCAGATGCTCGACACCGAAGGCCCGGCACGCGTCAACCCCGACAGCCCGCGCGAGCAACAACTCGCCAACATCCGCCGGATCTACGGCCCGGAGAAGGAAGCCCTCGGCGTCCTGGCCATCGAGATTGAACTCGTCTGA
- a CDS encoding aminoglycoside phosphotransferase family protein: MTTHDLGRVERIGDTVHRPVGPWTPAIHGLLRHLEAVGYEQAPRVLGFDEQGREVLTWIGGESGPDGWAKVIGDRGLIAFARLLRDYHDAVAGYRPTETTCWSTTTAAPADDEVVCHGDFGPWNIVWHGDRPVGVIDWDHARPAQRRHDVAYALEYVAPFRDDAECLRWLRYPEPPDRRRRLEVFAGAYGLTDTTGLVDAVITVQEEGIDAVRRLAEQGHEPQATWVAEGHLEELRARVAWSRANRRLID; the protein is encoded by the coding sequence GTGACAACACACGATCTCGGCAGGGTCGAACGGATCGGTGACACGGTGCACCGACCGGTGGGGCCATGGACTCCGGCGATCCATGGGTTGCTTCGCCATCTTGAGGCAGTCGGCTACGAGCAGGCGCCCCGTGTTCTCGGGTTTGATGAGCAGGGGCGCGAGGTTCTGACCTGGATCGGTGGCGAGTCCGGCCCGGACGGCTGGGCCAAGGTCATCGGCGACCGTGGGCTGATCGCGTTCGCGCGCCTGTTGCGCGACTACCACGATGCCGTCGCCGGGTACCGTCCTACTGAGACGACCTGCTGGTCGACCACGACCGCGGCCCCAGCGGACGATGAGGTGGTCTGCCATGGAGACTTCGGTCCCTGGAACATCGTCTGGCACGGCGATCGGCCAGTCGGAGTCATCGACTGGGACCACGCTCGTCCGGCGCAGCGCCGGCATGATGTCGCCTACGCCCTCGAATACGTCGCGCCATTCCGCGACGATGCCGAGTGCCTGCGCTGGCTCCGCTATCCCGAGCCGCCCGATCGGCGCCGCCGCCTTGAGGTGTTCGCTGGCGCCTACGGCCTGACCGACACCACGGGTCTCGTCGATGCCGTCATCACCGTTCAAGAAGAGGGCATCGACGCTGTTCGGCGCTTGGCCGAGCAGGGCCACGAGCCCCAGGCCACCTGGGTGGCTGAAGGACATTTGGAGGAGCTTCGAGCGCGTGTCGCGTGGAGCCGGGCCAACCGGCGTCTGATCGACTGA
- a CDS encoding isoprenylcysteine carboxylmethyltransferase family protein — MPPELSPENATLLVVSVIWLAMEFRQSRRTRPTAEKAQDRCGRVLTFAPVTGVVTGAVLSWIVPEAAIRPSWLIAPIGLGAMGCGAALRLWCFQTLGDYFTFELMTSSDQAVITSGPYRIVRHPSYAGLVLVLVGSVTLMSNWLSLGVAAVATVVFLTAAIKVEEEVLHRELGDAYRTYAAATPHRLIPFVW; from the coding sequence GTGCCACCCGAACTGTCTCCGGAGAACGCGACTCTCCTCGTGGTCTCAGTCATCTGGCTTGCGATGGAGTTCCGGCAGAGCCGACGGACCCGCCCCACCGCCGAAAAAGCCCAGGACCGCTGCGGCAGGGTCCTCACCTTCGCCCCTGTAACCGGCGTTGTCACGGGGGCCGTCCTGTCATGGATCGTGCCGGAGGCCGCAATCCGTCCCTCGTGGCTGATTGCTCCGATTGGGCTCGGAGCAATGGGCTGCGGCGCCGCCTTGCGTTTGTGGTGCTTCCAGACACTGGGCGACTACTTCACCTTCGAGCTGATGACCAGCAGCGACCAGGCCGTCATCACCTCCGGCCCGTACAGAATCGTCAGGCACCCGAGTTATGCCGGCCTCGTCCTGGTGTTGGTGGGCTCAGTAACGCTGATGTCGAATTGGCTGTCGCTCGGCGTCGCAGCCGTGGCGACCGTGGTCTTCCTCACCGCAGCGATCAAGGTGGAGGAAGAGGTTCTGCACCGCGAACTGGGTGATGCCTACCGGACATACGCAGCGGCCACTCCCCATCGGCTGATCCCCTTCGTTTGGTGA
- a CDS encoding helix-turn-helix domain-containing protein, which produces MRIHRSARERFFTTLGNEVLRDSRLSFCARGILAYLLSQPDGKRDDIRTLSERTPEGRERVASAMRELEKLGYLTRTKKRTPDGHIYTEVEVFDRPEGASSQREPNAGFPASGALAVSPDGDHPVKERVEEPTRPTPAAEGGDNGPNKNLNEKTQASAAQLLARVLRAEPRLALGWTDVLRLAPLVAEWRRRGASELHIASSLTSGLPRAGVHHPARFVETRLVAKMPLERCVVPLRPECEGCGVPAPTPGLCRSCREAQPAGASAATENQVLARGVAKARAALRGLSVERLTPALAYGAVDL; this is translated from the coding sequence ATGCGAATCCATCGTAGCGCGCGCGAACGCTTTTTTACGACGTTGGGCAACGAAGTTCTCCGCGACAGCCGCTTGAGCTTCTGCGCTCGCGGCATCCTCGCCTACCTGCTCTCCCAGCCTGACGGGAAGCGCGACGACATCCGGACGCTCTCGGAACGAACACCGGAGGGTCGGGAGCGTGTGGCTTCCGCGATGCGGGAGCTGGAGAAGCTCGGCTACCTCACCCGGACCAAGAAGCGCACGCCCGACGGGCACATCTACACCGAGGTAGAGGTCTTCGACAGGCCAGAGGGAGCGTCGTCGCAGCGTGAGCCGAACGCCGGGTTCCCGGCCTCCGGTGCGCTGGCGGTCAGCCCAGACGGCGATCACCCCGTGAAGGAACGGGTTGAAGAACCCACCCGCCCGACGCCGGCCGCCGAAGGCGGGGATAACGGGCCCAACAAAAACCTCAACGAGAAGACGCAAGCTAGCGCTGCCCAACTGCTTGCCCGCGTGTTGCGGGCGGAGCCACGGTTGGCGTTGGGATGGACCGACGTACTGCGGTTAGCGCCCTTGGTGGCTGAATGGCGGCGTCGCGGCGCCTCAGAGCTGCACATCGCCAGTTCATTGACCTCCGGACTGCCGCGGGCTGGAGTCCACCACCCGGCGCGGTTCGTCGAGACGCGACTCGTTGCCAAGATGCCCCTTGAGCGCTGCGTGGTCCCGCTGCGGCCCGAGTGCGAAGGGTGCGGCGTTCCGGCTCCGACTCCGGGCCTATGCCGATCCTGCCGAGAAGCCCAGCCTGCTGGAGCCTCAGCGGCGACGGAAAACCAGGTCCTTGCTCGCGGTGTCGCGAAAGCCCGCGCGGCACTACGAGGTCTGTCGGTAGAGCGTTTGACGCCTGCTTTGGCCTACGGGGCGGTGGATCTTTAA
- a CDS encoding flavoprotein, which yields MPKKPVLYAIGCGGYPSELMPDLVRHAQGEGWDVCVIGTRMGIRFLDAVLLQELTGYPVRDDYKKPNEPDVLPDADAFVVAPATFNTVNKVAAGISDTLALGLINEAIGMGKPVILAPWPNQELVKHPAFPRSVELLAEAGVRFVLDRAALPLPASGRPGAATFPWAEVHSALAAAKDELLAGF from the coding sequence TTGCCGAAGAAGCCCGTTCTTTACGCCATCGGTTGCGGTGGCTACCCGTCGGAGCTCATGCCGGATCTCGTGAGGCATGCGCAGGGTGAGGGATGGGACGTCTGCGTGATTGGGACCCGGATGGGAATACGGTTTCTTGACGCCGTTCTGCTGCAGGAGCTGACCGGCTATCCCGTTCGCGATGACTATAAGAAGCCTAACGAGCCCGATGTCTTGCCGGATGCAGATGCCTTCGTTGTTGCGCCGGCGACCTTCAACACCGTCAACAAGGTAGCCGCTGGCATCTCTGACACGTTGGCGCTGGGTTTGATCAACGAAGCCATCGGCATGGGGAAGCCCGTCATCTTGGCGCCCTGGCCGAACCAGGAGCTCGTCAAGCATCCAGCCTTCCCTCGAAGCGTCGAGCTGCTTGCCGAGGCTGGAGTGCGTTTCGTGCTCGATCGGGCCGCCCTCCCACTGCCGGCCTCGGGGAGGCCAGGGGCTGCCACGTTCCCGTGGGCCGAGGTCCATTCCGCGCTCGCGGCGGCGAAGGACGAACTTCTGGCGGGCTTCTGA